GGACATCATGGGTGTGATTCCACTTCCGCCGGCATAGAGGATGTAGTGCTTTTGGTTGGATGAATCCAGTGGCGTGTAAAAATTTCCCATCGGCGTCATCACTTCCAGTTCATCTCCCACCTTCACTTTTTCATTCAGGTAGGTGGATCCTCTTCCATCCTTCACCTTCTTCGCAGCAATGCGTAACTCAGAATCGGTAGCCGGGCTGGAGCAAAG
This genomic interval from Flavobacteriales bacterium contains the following:
- a CDS encoding phenylacetic acid degradation protein, giving the protein MTDVRQETPDCVSIALGVPETLKEDFRYIQGQYLTFKMKVNGEEIRRSYSLCSSPATDSELRIAAKKVKDGRGSTYLNEKVKVGDELEVMTPMGNFYTPLDSSNQKHYILYAGGSGITPMMS